One genomic region from Candidatus Neomarinimicrobiota bacterium encodes:
- a CDS encoding cellulase family glycosylhydrolase, giving the protein MLRGSSRLKLLILVLVINTTIVNLFSSDYVKAAGFVFLDTSGNEILFRGIGLGGWLVPEGYMLRMPGYGSPTSIREMVEELIGVENTREFFILYRKYYIQEKDVKRISELGFNSIRIPLHYDLFMDANLSFSYESEGIHILDSLLTWCKKYGLYLILDLHCAPGGQNDGNISDSPGRAELWLYEENKKKTIDFWDFISERYKNEKVIAGYDLLNEPVLPQGISTTELRNLYIKIKDEIRSNGDNHLLFIEGNWYATDFSNLEVPFDVNMAYAFHKYWSDPAANTINQYIEMRRKYLRPLWLGEFGENSNHWFSEVISIAEKNSISWNWWTYKKIDATSVIYSVKLTDDYQRIIDYWNGNASKPSLEFAKNALFTLAKKFDMDSCEFRKDVVSALLDKDFKKTNKPFADLRVPGLIPAVFYDLGQNGIAYGDKNYQMITYPNWVAWNSGGEFRNDGVDIEVSEDENGIKYNVGWIEDNEWLKYTIDIVTSGIYSLKLRVASPNNTGIMNIYLDDNPIASNIMVENTGGWKAWRDITIDSIHLDEGQYELKVLFVKGGFNLEYLKFELIHSNIYQNIEDGIFLNRNFPNPFNSVTNIPIVLNDKKKVKVVIYSLDGKIINHLYDGEMDCGLSFLRWNGRDNFGRAVPSGVYFYKIICNGVQDIKKMLLLR; this is encoded by the coding sequence ATGTTAAGAGGTAGTTCTAGGTTAAAATTATTAATACTTGTCTTAGTTATTAATACGACGATAGTAAATTTGTTTTCATCTGATTATGTAAAAGCAGCTGGATTTGTATTTTTGGATACATCAGGGAATGAAATACTGTTTAGAGGTATTGGATTGGGTGGTTGGTTAGTACCAGAAGGATACATGCTTCGTATGCCAGGTTATGGTTCCCCTACTTCCATTAGAGAAATGGTAGAGGAGTTGATAGGAGTTGAAAATACAAGAGAGTTCTTCATATTATATAGAAAATATTATATACAGGAAAAAGATGTGAAGAGAATATCCGAGCTTGGATTTAATTCCATAAGAATACCCCTTCATTATGATCTTTTTATGGATGCTAATTTATCATTTAGCTACGAAAGTGAAGGAATTCATATTCTTGATTCATTATTGACTTGGTGCAAAAAATATGGTTTGTATTTAATTCTGGATTTGCATTGTGCTCCAGGTGGTCAAAATGATGGAAATATAAGTGATAGTCCAGGCAGAGCTGAATTATGGTTATATGAAGAGAATAAGAAAAAAACAATTGATTTTTGGGATTTTATTTCAGAAAGATATAAAAACGAAAAAGTGATAGCGGGATATGACTTATTAAATGAACCCGTCTTACCACAGGGTATTTCAACAACGGAATTGAGAAATTTATACATAAAGATAAAAGATGAAATAAGAAGCAACGGAGATAATCATCTATTATTTATAGAAGGTAATTGGTATGCTACAGATTTTTCTAATCTTGAAGTTCCATTTGATGTAAATATGGCTTATGCGTTCCATAAATACTGGAGTGATCCTGCCGCAAATACCATTAACCAATATATAGAAATGCGAAGAAAATATCTTAGACCGTTATGGCTTGGCGAGTTCGGTGAAAATTCCAATCACTGGTTCTCTGAGGTAATCAGTATTGCAGAGAAAAACAGTATTAGCTGGAACTGGTGGACTTATAAGAAAATCGATGCTACATCTGTTATTTACTCTGTTAAATTGACCGATGATTATCAAAGAATTATAGATTACTGGAATGGGAATGCTTCAAAACCTTCCTTAGAATTTGCTAAAAATGCACTTTTTACCTTAGCGAAAAAATTTGATATGGATAGCTGTGAGTTTCGAAAAGATGTGGTATCGGCTTTATTGGATAAGGATTTTAAAAAAACAAATAAGCCTTTTGCTGACTTAAGGGTTCCTGGATTGATACCTGCAGTGTTTTATGATCTGGGGCAGAATGGGATAGCCTATGGTGACAAAAACTATCAAATGATAACTTATCCAAATTGGGTAGCATGGAATAGTGGTGGAGAATTTAGAAATGATGGTGTCGATATCGAGGTATCTGAAGATGAAAATGGTATAAAATACAATGTTGGATGGATTGAAGATAATGAATGGCTGAAATACACAATTGATATAGTGACATCTGGTATATACAGTCTTAAATTAAGGGTTGCATCCCCAAACAATACAGGCATAATGAATATTTATTTAGATGATAATCCGATTGCTTCTAATATAATGGTTGAAAATACTGGAGGGTGGAAAGCATGGAGAGATATCACTATTGATAGTATTCATTTGGATGAAGGCCAATATGAGCTAAAAGTTTTATTTGTTAAAGGTGGTTTTAACCTTGAATATTTAAAATTTGAACTTATCCATTCAAACATCTATCAAAATATTGAAGATGGGATTTTCTTGAACAGGAATTTCCCCAACCCATTTAACAGTGTAACTAATATACCAATTGTGTTGAATGATAAAAAGAAAGTAAAAGTAGTCATTTATTCACTTGATGGGAAAATTATCAACCATTTATATGATGGGGAAATGGATTGTGGGTTAAGTTTTTTGCGTTGGAATGGCAGAGACAATTTTGGGAGGGCTGTTCCCTCGGGTGTTTATTTTTATAAGATTATCTGTAACGGGGTACAGGATATAAAAAAGATGTTGTTATTAAGATGA
- a CDS encoding family 16 glycosylhydrolase has product MGRKWQIKFTLCLVCISLVYPKPYKGGELRTKESFLYGRFEVRFKSASGSGIVSSFFTYHDNVKDEMDWNEIDIEILGKYNNKVQFNTITPGRINHVELVTVNFDPSEDFHIYAIEWMPNYVAWYIDDISKHIQVGQHIAELNKPQKIMMNLWQSTDKNWVGQFDDSILPKYAVYDWVKYYEYDPENGDYGMGKNFKFKWKDDFDYFDSDRWQKATHTFYGNNCDFIPENVVFKDGYMILCLTTSEDVGYNRIKESNIKEIEFELLNVYPNPFNESLNIAVGVKSGGNFEISIFDLYGRIVNKMYNNYLCSGEYILRFDGKDRFGKRLNSGVYMIRVKSNNGIVKKKVTYLK; this is encoded by the coding sequence ATGGGAAGAAAATGGCAAATTAAGTTTACACTGTGTCTTGTGTGTATATCTTTAGTATACCCTAAGCCTTACAAAGGTGGAGAGTTAAGAACAAAAGAGTCCTTTCTATATGGTAGATTTGAAGTCCGATTTAAATCTGCATCTGGGTCAGGCATAGTCTCGTCATTTTTCACATATCACGATAATGTAAAAGATGAAATGGATTGGAATGAAATTGATATTGAAATTCTGGGGAAATATAATAATAAAGTCCAGTTCAATACAATAACACCTGGAAGAATAAACCATGTTGAATTGGTTACAGTGAACTTTGATCCGAGCGAAGATTTTCACATATATGCAATCGAATGGATGCCTAATTATGTTGCATGGTATATAGATGATATATCTAAGCACATACAAGTAGGTCAACATATAGCGGAATTAAATAAACCTCAGAAGATAATGATGAATTTATGGCAGTCTACAGATAAGAATTGGGTTGGTCAATTTGATGATTCGATTTTGCCTAAGTACGCCGTATATGATTGGGTTAAATATTATGAGTATGATCCCGAAAATGGTGACTATGGAATGGGGAAAAATTTTAAATTCAAATGGAAAGATGACTTTGATTATTTCGATAGTGATAGATGGCAGAAAGCTACACATACATTTTATGGTAATAATTGTGATTTCATACCTGAGAACGTAGTATTTAAAGATGGTTATATGATATTATGCCTGACGACATCCGAAGATGTTGGATATAACAGGATAAAAGAAAGCAATATAAAAGAAATTGAATTTGAATTATTAAATGTATATCCCAATCCATTTAATGAAAGTTTAAATATAGCAGTTGGAGTGAAATCTGGAGGTAATTTTGAGATTTCGATATTTGATCTATATGGAAGGATAGTTAATAAAATGTATAATAACTATTTGTGCTCCGGTGAGTATATTCTTCGTTTCGATGGCAAAGACAGATTTGGTAAGAGATTAAATTCCGGGGTATATATGATAAGGGTTAAGTCAAATAATGGTATAGTTAAGAAAAAGGTAACTTATTTAAAGTAG
- a CDS encoding PorV/PorQ family protein produces the protein MRIKRAILIIFIFICSLLPQQKPHRVGTTAANFLEIGMASSAVGMGDAYVSVGNDVSSIYWNPAGLAFLTGREAIFCYQPWLVDIDIIFVAGAVNLPLLGTFALAATQINYGDIPVTTVKYEDGTGEVYTANEYAIGLSYARKLATWFSFGATAKLISSQIWHCIGNSVALDLGAIVNTGFFSLSGEREDGLNIGMSISNYGTKMKYDGIDLLNTIDILPDEAGNYGDAQGKFDTESWELPLISRIGISYRPIVSSYHNLIIAADAIHPNNNAEYINIGTQYELKIFRIGSIFLRAGYKGIFMPYSVYGLTSGFGLRIRMPRNTFLLVDYAYRDMNILGKYNVYTVKFSF, from the coding sequence ATGAGAATAAAGAGAGCAATTTTAATAATTTTCATATTCATTTGTTCGTTGTTGCCTCAACAAAAACCACACCGTGTAGGTACTACTGCGGCTAATTTTCTTGAGATAGGTATGGCAAGCTCTGCAGTGGGGATGGGTGACGCATATGTTAGTGTAGGAAATGATGTATCCTCAATTTATTGGAATCCTGCGGGGCTTGCATTTCTCACTGGAAGAGAGGCAATCTTTTGTTATCAACCATGGTTAGTTGATATCGATATCATCTTTGTGGCGGGCGCTGTTAATTTGCCTTTATTGGGTACCTTTGCACTTGCAGCAACTCAGATAAATTATGGCGATATACCCGTAACCACCGTGAAATATGAAGATGGAACAGGAGAGGTTTATACTGCAAATGAATATGCAATAGGTTTGTCTTATGCTCGTAAACTCGCTACTTGGTTTTCTTTCGGGGCTACTGCTAAATTAATTTCATCACAAATATGGCATTGTATAGGCAATTCTGTCGCTCTGGATCTGGGTGCCATTGTAAATACAGGATTTTTTAGTTTATCAGGGGAAAGGGAAGATGGACTAAATATAGGAATGAGTATTTCAAATTATGGAACTAAAATGAAGTATGATGGAATTGACCTTCTGAATACAATTGATATTTTGCCTGATGAAGCGGGTAATTACGGGGATGCGCAGGGTAAATTTGATACTGAGAGCTGGGAATTACCATTAATTTCCAGGATTGGTATTTCATATAGACCCATAGTGTCAAGTTACCATAATTTAATAATTGCAGCAGATGCTATTCATCCCAATAATAATGCTGAATACATTAATATAGGAACTCAATATGAACTCAAAATATTTAGAATTGGTAGTATATTTTTAAGAGCAGGATATAAAGGGATATTTATGCCGTATTCAGTATATGGATTAACTTCTGGTTTTGGGTTGAGGATAAGAATGCCCAGAAATACTTTTCTTTTGGTTGATTATGCATATAGGGATATGAACATTCTTGGTAAATATAATGTATATACTGTTAAATTTTCATTTTAA